Part of the Bdellovibrio bacteriovorus genome, GGCGATGGCTTCTTACAACGTGGGTGAAAACCGGGTGAAGCGTGAAGTGATGAATCACTACACGCGTGATTTTTGGGAGCTAGCTCGTAAAAAACGTTTGCCTAAAGAAACAATCAATTACGTTCCTAAATTTATTGCGGCAAAAATGATCGCTAAAGAACCAGATAAATATGGTTTCGGCGAAATCGATTACTTGCCACCAATTGAGTTTGATCACATCACTTTGACTAAAGCAGTGAATCTTCGCGCGATGGCCGATAAGTTGTCTTTGAACTATGAAGACTTCAAAGCTTTGAATCCTCGTTTTAAAGGTGAAGTGGCGACGCTGAAAGGTTCTGATTTGGTTTTACGTATTCCTCCAGGGATGACAGAAACGGCCGTTGTGGCGGCAAATGAATCCGTGGTTGAAAGTGTGCAGTTCATCGCCGACTCGGGCGATACGACATCTTATCGTGTTCGTCGTGGTGATACTTTAAGCACGATTGCTCGCCGTTATCGTACGACGGTGGCCTACCTTCGTGATTTGAATGATCTTCCTCGTCGTAAACCCATGAAAGTGGGCATGCGTTTGTATGTTCCAGATCGTACACCGGTGAAAGATCGTCCAACCACCGCAGGTTCTTTGGCGAAACGTTCAAAAAATGCAGACTCCGTTGTGAAAAACACAGTTTCGGTAAGTGCTGATGGTCGTCATTACATCGTGCAATCGGGTGATTCTTTATACACAATCGCGCGCAAGTATTCGACCAGTGTTTCTGAGCTTCAACGCTTAAATAACATCAAACGCGGTCGTGTGTTGAAAGTAGGAATGAAAATCATCGTTCCAAATCCAGACAGCACATCCATGACTCGTGGGGTGGCGAGCTCGGTTGCTAAGGCAACCCCTGTTAAGTCAGCGCCAAAACAACGTGTTCACGTGGTTCGTCGTGGAGAAAACCTTTCCGTGATCGCGGCTCGTTACAATGTGCCATTGACCGATATCAAGCAGAAAAACAATATCCGCAATGCTTCGACACTTTTAGTGGGAACGCGCATTTTAATTCCGCCGGTCGCCTCTAATTAAGCTTAAGCTCATCAGAAAACAAAAAAGGAATTGGTGAACCAATTCCTTTTTTTGTTTTAACGTCTTAAAAAATTAAAAGCGCTCTTCGATATGAAAACCTTTGATTGCCTCGCGAATCAGGTTTCCCTTAATGCTAAAATAAGGTGTCGCGGTTTTATTGATAATTTCGGATCGGCGCCCTTGATAAAGATAGTACATATAATTTTGCAGGGTCTCTTCGGTAATGCCCGGATGTTGATCGGCGCGATTGCGAATCTGTATTAAGAACTCTGCTGATTTTCCTAAAGTGGCAATGGCCGCTTTTTCGGGGTCGTACAGATCTTCTTTTTCTATACCATAGTGCTTGGTGATCAATTCTGGAATGTCTTTGATTTGGGTGGGTCCGCGGCTGTTATCAGAGGTGTCAAGGCCATTGCCTTTTCTTAAGGACACGATGTAGGGAACCATTTCTTTAAAGCGATAAGTCCAGCTTTTTCCGAAATTAGTTTCCGGAGCTAAAACCCCATAAGCAAATTCAGCTAACAGGTTGTATTCGTCGTTTTCTAACTTATAGATCTCCATCAAACGAGGTTTTTGTTTTTCTAATGCTTGAACATAGCGCTGACTAAAGCGATCCGTGCGATCTGTGGTGAAGCGAGTTTCATGGACTGTATAGTTGCGAGGCGTGTAGTTAAACTCTTTTAAATTTTTCAGCACATCTTCAGAGTTAAATGTGATATGGCGGTTGCGAATACGAAAGCGATGGGCCGTTGTCTCGGGGACTACATACAAAACCATCCCCTTAGTTAAAGGC contains:
- a CDS encoding LysM peptidoglycan-binding domain-containing protein, which codes for MRRLYTLVLVLAMMAGCAHKNDGASTKQIPGTGPTSESEIKDISSFRLSDPEGPKVVDQELETIPTEVNPLVEKWIAYFQGRGRPHMERYLARSTRYEKLMKKVLRDNGLPEDLFYIALIESGFSSHATSHASAVGYWQFIRGTGKRYGLEITPFVDERRDPVFATQAAAEYFKGLYSVFGSWYLAMASYNVGENRVKREVMNHYTRDFWELARKKRLPKETINYVPKFIAAKMIAKEPDKYGFGEIDYLPPIEFDHITLTKAVNLRAMADKLSLNYEDFKALNPRFKGEVATLKGSDLVLRIPPGMTETAVVAANESVVESVQFIADSGDTTSYRVRRGDTLSTIARRYRTTVAYLRDLNDLPRRKPMKVGMRLYVPDRTPVKDRPTTAGSLAKRSKNADSVVKNTVSVSADGRHYIVQSGDSLYTIARKYSTSVSELQRLNNIKRGRVLKVGMKIIVPNPDSTSMTRGVASSVAKATPVKSAPKQRVHVVRRGENLSVIAARYNVPLTDIKQKNNIRNASTLLVGTRILIPPVASN